The nucleotide sequence agaagaagaagcggaGCAAGAAGAGCATCGAGACGTACAAGATCTACATCTTCAAGGTCCTGAAGCAGGTCCACCCTGACATCGGGATCTCGAGCAAGGCCATGGGGATCATGAACAGCTTCATCAACGACATCTTCGAGAAGCTCGCCCAGGAGGCCTCCAAGCTCGCGAGGTACAACAAGAAGCCCACGATCACCTCCCGCGAGATTCAGACCGCTGTGAGGCTTGTTCTCCCCGGTGAGCTCGCTAAGCACGCCGTCTCTGAAGGAACCAAGGCCGTTACTAAGTTTACTAGCTCTTGAATAATGaagttttgtgtgtgtttttggaTCGTATGGACTATGCTTTTCTAGCTTTATGATTTGGTTTTGTAATTGTTGAAGAACATATCGTATGGTGTTTAATCGTCTCTTTTGGAAGTATAATCGAAAGATAATTGTGTTCCGTGACTAAAAAGTCAATATCGCCATTAAGTTCGTTGCTGTtgttaattgttttcttttatgcTATAATATGATTTACTTAAGCTGAAAGTTACTCGTGCGATGTCAATTGGTTAAAAACTTCGTTGATCAAAGattattaaataagaaaatataacaagtgtgacaaaaaataaagatcAGATGATTAAAAACTGACTCGAGTCTCAGTTGGAAGTTTGTATTGGTCCGCTGGTAAGATTAGTGGGTATAATTAACCTCACGTGTCGGTTTCAGGCAAGTAATTAGTGCCTCACTAGTTTTGTTAAACAACTAAAAACTACTGCCACGTTCATTTTTGATATTAGggcctgtttgtttctccatTTGGATGGATCATCTGGATgaagatgagagttttgtttgtttaggcaCTAAAAGTGCAATTCATTCAAATGGATCATCCGGATGACTTTTGgaaatttaggcttaattttaaagtccattcagctgaaccaatttggatcatttgaatggagatggttcattcaaaatGGTATAAAGTCTATTATGCCCctaatgtaattcacaaattacaaacctaaaaataaaatcatttttgtcacaaacgaaaactgacaaaactgacaaacactttttcccgtgctaaaaactatttttttacgccaaaaccccaaaacgtattttcccgctaaaattgcacaaaaatatttttccgtcaaaattgcaaaaacgtgttttcccgcaaaaattgaaaaacatgttttcatgcacaaatcacaaaaaaaaaatgttttcacgccaacaccccaaaatacatttttccgccaaaacacaaaaaaacatgttttaccGCCAAAGTcgcaaaacgtgttttcccgccaaaattgcaaaaacgtactttcccgccaaaattgcaaaaacgtacttttccgccaaaaccaaaaaaacatgttttcccgccaaaaccaaaaaatgtgttttctcgccaaaaccaaaaatttgtattttcccgccaaaaccgaaaaatcttgttttcccgcGAAACCGTAAAAATGTGTTCCcaccaaaaacgtgtttttccgacaaaatcgcaaaaacacgttttccgccaaaat is from Brassica napus cultivar Da-Ae chromosome A4, Da-Ae, whole genome shotgun sequence and encodes:
- the LOC125608050 gene encoding histone H2B.3-like, producing MAPKAGKKPAEKKPAAAAAAAEKPAEEVAEKAPAEKKPKAGKKLPKEAIGATDKKKKRSKKSIETYKIYIFKVLKQVHPDIGISSKAMGIMNSFINDIFEKLAQEASKLARYNKKPTITSREIQTAVRLVLPGELAKHAVSEGTKAVTKFTSS